The Clostridium sp. DL-VIII DNA window CCGCATAAAAGTGAAGCAACAGTGAATAGTGCTATTCCAAATATAAAAAGTTTCTTTTTACCAAAGATATCTCCAATACGTCCAATGCCAACGATAAGAGACGTTACTGCAAGCATATAGCTGAGGATAACCCATTGTACACTTGAAAAATTTGCATTCAACGCTTCTTCAATTGTTCGAAGCCCTATGTTGACGATGCTGGTATCAATAGAAGACATTAAAGTTGTCAGACATAATACAAATATTACTTGACTATATCCAATCCTAGGACGTTTATTAATTTGATTCATTATATTTCCTCCTTTTGTTTTTCTTTACGATCAATTTTTTGTGGGATAATTTGCTTTTATTAAAAATTCTTATTTGGACTATATTCACATATTCAAAAATAGTAATATAATTGAAAATACTCTAAACAACCTCTATAATTGAAGGTGTAAACTTTGTTTGTCTAATTCAGTATATATTATTGCTTTATGCCTTGCTTGGACTATGTTCACAGAGTTGTACAATATTCATAATATCGGAGGAAAATAATATGAATGACGATTTGCTAAAATTCCCAGATGGTACCCCCTTCCCTATTTCTGTTGTCAAACGCCATTATAAAAAGAATGAACAGTTATTTGAGAAGCATCTGCACAATAATCAGCTTCAGTTTTTTTATTTTAAAAAAGGCCGAGCTGTAATCTACTGTGGGCGTAATCACTATTCTGTTACTTCTGAGGACGTTATTTTTATTAATAACAATGAAAATCATGATAACGAACGGTTGTCTGAATCAGTAGAATTTTTTATAATAAAAATCGATTTGAATATGTTAGATTTACGTACTATTACAGATTGCAACGAGAAATATATCTTGCCGATCAGGCAAAATATGATTTTATTTCATAACAGAATCGAAAGTAAAAATATTAAAGAGACATTAAGGCTTATAATTACCAAATGCGAAGAAAAAGCAAACGGTTATGAGCTTAAATTACTTTCCTTACTATACCTCCTTATTTCTGAATTGTTTGAAAGTGAGGTTGCAAGATCTCTTTCAAAAAGGAATGCAGAACAGCTAGGAAAATCTCGTGTTGGTTTTCAGCGCGTTTTGGAATATATTGAAAATAATTATGAAAGTGAAATCAAACTGTCATATGTGGCTAAACTTGCGGAAATGTCAAAAGGATATTTCTGTACCTGTTTTAGGCAAATGACCGGAAAAAGTTTTACTGACTATGTAAATCTATTTCGTATAGAAAAAGCGGCCATGCTGCTAAAACAAAATAAAAGCAGTATAACAGATATTGCATTGTCTGTTGGGTTTGAAGATATGAGCTATTTCTGCCGAATTTTCAAAAAATACATGGGGCAGTCTCCTTCATCCTATAGAAGATTTGCATAAAAGCTACATATAAGAAACGGCCAAATGATAGGCTTTGTTATATAAAAACGGGCTGCCACGCTAAAGTGCACGGCTCTTTTTCTTTCATAAAAAATAAATCCCAAACTACATAAGTTTGAGATTTATAATAAAATATCATTATATATGCATATTTATTTTAAACTTTCCATCAATTCTACTAACTGATCTACAATATGTACAGAATCCTGAATATTTTCACTTACCACTTCCATGGCCTTTGATTGCTCTTTACTTGTTTCTAGTGTTATCTTAGAGTTCTTCACAGTGCCTTCAACTGAATCTTGTATTTTAGTTGTTAGATCAGCAATATTCTTTGCTGTTTCTTTTGAATTTTCTGCTAAATTTTTTATTTCTTTTGCAACAACAGAAAATCCTTTTCCTACTTCTCCCGCACGTGCAGCCTCAATAGATGCATTAAGTCCTAGCATCTTTGTTTGAGCAGCTATATTATTTATTGCATCAAGTATATTATTAATTTGTTTAGCTATTTCACCTACTTGAGTAATTTCGCTATTAAGTTCTTCTTGTTGAGATGAAATACTAGTTGCTGATGCTGAAAGTTCCTCTACTGTAGCAGATATCTGCATAAAATTATTTGCTAATCTTTTTGATACCAAATCTAATTGAATTTGATTATGCCCATTTTTAGCTAATGAATTTGCCACTAAAGATAATACATTAGCTGCTGCTTCTATGTGCCTCATATCAACTACATTAACTTCATGAACTGACTCTACCATTGAGTCTGGATTTACATCTATTTCTTTTGCAATTTGAATAAATTCTGCATTACTAGGAGACTGTGTTAACATTTGTCCACCTAACACTGTTCCAATTAATTTACCCTCTAT harbors:
- a CDS encoding AraC family transcriptional regulator, whose translation is MNDDLLKFPDGTPFPISVVKRHYKKNEQLFEKHLHNNQLQFFYFKKGRAVIYCGRNHYSVTSEDVIFINNNENHDNERLSESVEFFIIKIDLNMLDLRTITDCNEKYILPIRQNMILFHNRIESKNIKETLRLIITKCEEKANGYELKLLSLLYLLISELFESEVARSLSKRNAEQLGKSRVGFQRVLEYIENNYESEIKLSYVAKLAEMSKGYFCTCFRQMTGKSFTDYVNLFRIEKAAMLLKQNKSSITDIALSVGFEDMSYFCRIFKKYMGQSPSSYRRFA
- a CDS encoding PocR ligand-binding domain-containing protein codes for the protein MVKLLENNELDMEALEIKDIIDINLLQKFQDDFAFAMNCASVTVDKKGNPVTNPSSYTRFCDKFVHSTKKGDDRCAASHKRMGEEATRTGKPFVGACHAGLVDFAAPIIIEGKLIGTVLGGQMLTQSPSNAEFIQIAKEIDVNPDSMVESVHEVNVVDMRHIEAAANVLSLVANSLAKNGHNQIQLDLVSKRLANNFMQISATVEELSASATSISSQQEELNSEITQVGEIAKQINNILDAINNIAAQTKMLGLNASIEAARAGEVGKGFSVVAKEIKNLAENSKETAKNIADLTTKIQDSVEGTVKNSKITLETSKEQSKAMEVVSENIQDSVHIVDQLVELMESLK